A window of the Thermoanaerobaculales bacterium genome harbors these coding sequences:
- a CDS encoding PAS domain S-box protein, with translation MTAIGRGPQVEAGGDPAARARDGRPDGGQGPDRHDEPPHAGEARIELGDGHGFGLGRLEWVTVGLMRTRLEDGLVLACNDLAARMLGWSSSEELCGRVLPVDHYLDPGDRMRMIEGLLQHGDVREHETRFRRADGEVIWIRMSVALVRERGWIEGTIEDVTARKQAEIALRESEERFRAIFETARDCVFVKDRNLVYTHANPALVALYDTTPSALVGTTDAALFDAKTAARIREVDLRVLQGSVEEDFSTSRIRGVDHVFHTVKVPLRDDTGTVVGVCGISRDITEQTRAEAVERTMGAILRASVITSDLRALIGEIRDILSGLIDTTNFFVALYDDATGCYSFPYYADKYDVVEPDAAEALPKSLTDYVRRAGQPLLVNRDDFVDLQASGEVELVGTDSVQWLGAPLTRGERVIGVVAVQSYDNPELYTERDINLLGYAAGTISIAIDRARVEEERQALAARAFRSQKMESLGLLAGGIAHEFNNLLQGILGASGLASQLLPADSPVHRQLAAIEKAADAAARLTRQMLAYAGKGRLIVGDVDLSAEIEQTVRYLVGTLPPSAELCLDLQSDLPPITADAAEIRQMVSNLVTNAAEALGEGGGSVLVRTTVESCDRSMLAKAVVGEELAPGSYVVLEVTDTGCGMTADTASKVFDPFFSTKFTGRGLGLAAVAGIVRTNGGGIIIESELGRGTKVWVLLPTLGDQPQAPRPAVAAPSAGKAATTIMVVDDDEVIRSLTREMLEQSGFAVVTAGDGVEAIDRLRAQPRSIDAVLLDMTMPRLSGEETYSALVELRRDLPVIIASGYSEQDAMDRFGSLRPAGFLQKPYRLAELKAAIDRACMRG, from the coding sequence ATGACGGCGATCGGCCGCGGTCCGCAGGTCGAGGCAGGGGGCGATCCGGCCGCGAGGGCACGGGATGGCCGCCCGGACGGCGGCCAGGGGCCCGACCGGCACGACGAGCCGCCGCACGCCGGGGAGGCGCGCATCGAGCTGGGCGACGGGCACGGGTTCGGCCTCGGCCGGCTCGAGTGGGTGACGGTCGGTCTGATGCGGACCCGCCTCGAGGACGGGCTGGTGCTCGCCTGCAATGACCTCGCCGCGCGCATGCTCGGCTGGTCGAGCAGCGAGGAGCTGTGCGGGCGCGTGCTGCCCGTCGACCACTACCTCGATCCCGGCGACCGGATGCGGATGATCGAAGGGCTGCTGCAGCACGGCGACGTGCGCGAGCACGAGACCCGGTTCAGGCGCGCCGACGGGGAGGTGATCTGGATCCGGATGTCGGTGGCGCTGGTCCGCGAGCGGGGCTGGATCGAGGGGACGATCGAGGACGTCACGGCGCGCAAGCAGGCCGAGATCGCGCTGCGCGAGAGCGAGGAGCGCTTCCGGGCGATCTTCGAGACCGCCCGCGACTGCGTGTTCGTGAAGGACCGCAACCTCGTGTACACGCACGCCAACCCGGCGCTGGTCGCGCTCTACGACACGACGCCGTCGGCCCTGGTGGGGACCACCGACGCCGCGCTGTTCGACGCCAAGACCGCCGCCCGCATCCGCGAGGTCGACCTCCGGGTCCTCCAGGGCAGCGTCGAGGAGGACTTCAGCACCTCGCGCATCCGCGGCGTCGACCACGTCTTCCACACCGTCAAGGTCCCTCTGCGCGACGACACCGGCACGGTCGTCGGGGTGTGCGGCATCTCCCGCGACATCACGGAACAGACCCGCGCCGAGGCCGTGGAAAGGACGATGGGCGCGATCCTGCGCGCGTCGGTCATCACCTCCGACCTGCGCGCGCTCATCGGCGAGATCCGGGACATCCTGAGCGGCCTGATCGACACCACCAACTTCTTCGTCGCGCTCTACGACGACGCCACCGGCTGCTACTCCTTCCCCTATTACGCCGACAAGTACGACGTGGTCGAGCCGGACGCGGCCGAGGCCCTGCCCAAGAGCCTCACCGACTACGTGCGCCGCGCCGGGCAGCCGCTGCTGGTCAACCGCGACGACTTTGTTGACCTGCAGGCCTCCGGCGAGGTCGAGCTGGTGGGGACCGACTCGGTGCAGTGGCTGGGAGCGCCGCTGACCAGGGGCGAGCGGGTGATCGGGGTGGTCGCCGTGCAGAGCTACGACAACCCGGAGCTCTACACCGAGCGGGACATCAACCTCCTCGGCTACGCCGCAGGAACGATCTCGATCGCGATCGACCGGGCGCGGGTCGAGGAGGAGCGGCAAGCGCTGGCGGCGCGGGCCTTCCGCAGCCAGAAGATGGAGAGCCTCGGCCTGCTCGCAGGAGGGATCGCCCACGAGTTCAACAACCTCCTCCAGGGGATCCTCGGGGCATCCGGGCTGGCGTCTCAGCTGCTGCCCGCCGACAGCCCGGTCCACCGGCAGCTCGCGGCGATCGAGAAGGCGGCCGATGCCGCCGCTCGGCTGACCCGGCAGATGCTGGCCTACGCCGGCAAGGGGAGGCTCATCGTCGGCGACGTCGACCTGTCGGCGGAGATCGAGCAGACGGTGCGCTACCTGGTGGGAACGCTTCCCCCCTCGGCTGAGCTCTGTCTCGACCTCCAGTCGGACCTTCCGCCCATCACCGCCGACGCGGCGGAGATCCGGCAGATGGTGAGCAACCTGGTGACCAACGCGGCCGAGGCGCTGGGCGAGGGCGGCGGCAGCGTGCTGGTGCGCACGACCGTCGAGAGCTGTGACCGCTCGATGTTGGCGAAGGCGGTCGTCGGCGAGGAGCTGGCGCCGGGCAGCTACGTCGTGCTCGAGGTCACGGACACCGGGTGCGGCATGACGGCGGACACCGCGTCGAAGGTCTTCGACCCCTTCTTCTCGACGAAGTTCACCGGTCGCGGGCTCGGGCTGGCGGCGGTGGCGGGGATCGTCCGCACCAACGGCGGCGGGATCATCATCGAGAGCGAGCTCGGCCGGGGCACCAAGGTGTGGGTCTTGCTGCCGACCTTGGGCGATCAGCCGCAGGCCCCGCGACCCGCGGTGGCGGCCCCGTCCGCTGGCAAGGCCGCCACCACCATCATGGTGGTCGACGACGACGAGGTGATCCGCTCCCTGACCAGGGAGATGCTCGAGCAGTCCGGCTTTGCGGTGGTCACCGCCGGCGACGGCGTCGAGGCCATCGATCGGCTGCGCGCCCAGCCGCGCAGCATCGACGCGGTGCTGCTGGACATGACGATGCCGCGGCTGAGCGGCGAGGAAACCTACAGCGCGCTGGTCGAGCTGCGTCGCGACCTGCCGGTGATCATCGCCTCCGGATACAGCGAGCAGGACGCGATGGACCGCTTCGGCAGCCTCAGGCCGGCGGGCTTTCTGCAGAAGCCCTACCGGCTCGCCGAGCTGAAGGCTGCCATCGACCGCGCCTGCATGCGCGGCTGA
- a CDS encoding polyhydroxyalkanoate synthesis regulator DNA-binding domain-containing protein: MIRLIKRYGSRKLYDTEESRYVSLEELAGWIRDGQQIRVIDNKTSEDVTTHTLTQIISEEGRRGTSPLPNDLLHDLIRIGEQAVSSGVEQLHTSVDRLVQASIDRIGPVRRAREEMARLRERLEGLEASLAAFEGQREHAAPAETPADDGGGPDAGGSTSAS; the protein is encoded by the coding sequence ATGATTCGTCTCATCAAACGCTACGGCAGCCGCAAGCTCTATGACACCGAGGAGAGCCGATACGTGTCCCTCGAGGAGCTCGCGGGCTGGATTCGCGACGGCCAGCAGATCCGCGTCATCGACAACAAGACCTCGGAGGACGTCACCACCCACACCCTCACCCAGATCATCTCGGAGGAAGGGCGGAGGGGCACCTCGCCGCTGCCGAACGACCTCCTTCACGATCTCATCAGGATCGGCGAGCAGGCGGTGTCGAGTGGGGTCGAGCAGCTCCACACCAGCGTCGATCGCCTGGTGCAGGCCTCCATCGACCGCATCGGCCCGGTGCGCCGTGCCCGCGAGGAGATGGCCCGGCTGCGCGAGCGGCTGGAGGGGCTCGAGGCCTCGCTCGCCGCCTTCGAGGGGCAGCGCGAGCACGCCGCACCGGCCGAAACCCCAGCAGATGACGGCGGTGGGCCCGACGCCGGAGGCTCGACCAGCGCTTCGTGA